Proteins co-encoded in one Arachis hypogaea cultivar Tifrunner chromosome 13, arahy.Tifrunner.gnm2.J5K5, whole genome shotgun sequence genomic window:
- the LOC112735421 gene encoding protein FAR1-RELATED SEQUENCE 5-like: protein MSIKEDDVKNDSDNDLGDDFDYQPNAEDDADDDDVDSLDSTSKSEEVCGVKRIADLMVEDIWNLEFRTEDEACQFYNAYSCWHGFVMRKDDVVRDNQGRIISRQLVCNKEGWRNMRYLDLDDRSREARSLTRTKCPARLRVKLDYGCRGWKVSCFVESHNHDLTPPQFAHLVPANRRLTVTDRVQVKNLHNFGVKSCHIMGYIAFQKGGYRHAGFTRKDLYNHINRYRRAKVKNGDANAAINYLIGKSNNDPLFFGKYTFTSDERLEHIFWADGQSIIDYHCFGDIVAFDSTYKKNKYNKPLVIFSGCNHHGQTVIFGSGLLSDETTETYKWLLKTFVEAMGGKSPKAVITDGDLAMRDAIRNVLPDATHRLCGWHLQRNACENIKNPNFLRDFKGFIYDNNDQRDFDRRWAAILDKHNLVGSTWMEKTYETREMWSHCFLRDKFFGYIRTTSQCEGINSLIRFYVNRKNTLIDFMHNLDRALKEYRNNELIADFKSQCSEPVMITSLEVYKRSASCYFTRNIFKEIRNEIQRAGALNITVLSTTLDKVEFSVTALGDPGKDRRVEVDRGKNLFSCSCKLFESRGIPCSHIFCAMKFENILEFPDSLIYKRWTKNAKNEFISTEMPVNDDIERVLKFRVGALASNCNKLCDIACKDLADFDEVQSELVNLVIRLQSRKQGKSTPNVNVEGINDPFVVKSKGAPSKRSSWRKKRACSNCHKYGHYYKRCPDLMQHSVEGNPRDQSYGNASAKDSGFSPERFANSSRSFSIKSEHHSGPNTKPFKKGGTRKFTATGMRNWKGKDNTFVEVKESQQDKRHSFTNYECNNDVIDNKCDTRHVQMDVRDQLPSSLPCGNKQGSYMALFVSMHRTL from the exons ATGTCCATAAAGGAGGATGATGTTAAAAATGATTCTGATAATGATTTGGGTGATGATTTCGATTATCAACCGAATGCAGAAGATGATGCTGATGACGACGATGTGGATTCACTGGATTCCACTAGCAAGAGTGAAGAAGTTTGTGGTGTAAAAAGAATAGCGGATTTAATGGTAGAGGATATTTGGAACCTGGAGTTTAGGACGGAGGATGAGGCTTGCCAATTTTATAACGCTTATTCTTGTTGGCATGGATTTGTAATGAGGAAGGACGACGTGGTTAGGGATAATCAAGGTAGAATCATTAGCAGGCAACTTGTTTGCAATAAAGAGGGCTGGAGAAATATGAGGTATCTCGATCTGGATGATAGATCAAGGGAGGCAAGGTCACTAACGCGAACCAAGTGTCCAGCTCGGCTTAGGGTAAAGCTTGACTACGGCTGTCGTGGATGGAAGGTATCATGTTTTGTGGAATCTCACAACCACGATCTGACGCCACCCCAATTTGCGCATCTGGTACCGGCTAATCGTCGTCTCACTGTGACTGATAGAGTCCAAGTgaaaaatcttcataattttggtGTCAAGAGCTGCCATATTATGGGGTATATTGCATTCCAGAAGGGTGGATATCGTCATGCTGGCTTCACACGGAAAGATTTGTACAACCACATCAATCGCTATCGTCGGGCAAAAGTTAAAAACGGGGATGCCAATGCGGCAATAAACTATTTGATTGGCAAGTCAAACAACGATCCGCTGTTCTTTGGAAAGTATACGTTCACTAGTGACGAAAGGCTGGAGCATATTTTTTGGGCAGATGGGCAGTCAATTATCGACTATCACTGCTTTGGAGATATTGTTGCCTTTGATTCTACCTACAAGAAGAATAAATACAACAAGCCTTTGGTCATTTTCTCTGGATGCAATCATCACGGGCAGACTGTTATCTTCGGCTCCGGCCTACTATCCGACGAAACCACAGAGACGTATAAGTGGTTGTTGAAAACCTTTGTTGAAGCGATGGGTGGGAAAAGTCCAAAAGCGGTAATAACTGACGGAGACCTTGCCATGCGAGATGCAATAAGGAATGTTCTGCCTGATGCGACCCATCGGTTATGTGGCTGGCATCTGCAGAGAAATGCATGTGAAAACATAAAGAATCCTAATTTCCTGCGCGATTTTAAGGGTTTTATATACGACAACAACGACCAGAGAGACTTCGATCGGAGATGGGCAGCCATTTTGGATAAGCACAACCTTGTTGGCAGTACCTGGATGGAAAAGACGTACGAAACTCGTGAGATGTGGTCCCATTGTTTCCTCCGGGATAAGTTTTTCGGTTACATAAGGACGACATCACAGTGTGAAGGTATAAATTCTCTCATCAGATTCTATGTTAATCGCAAGAACACCCTCATTGACTTCATGCATAACCTGGATAGGGCCTTAAAGGAGTATAGAAACAACGAGTTAATAGCTGACTTTAAGTCTCAGTGCTCAGAGCCAGTGATGATTACCTCGTTGGAGGTATATAAAAGATCTGCATCATGTTATTTCACGCGAAACATTTTCAAGGAAATTCGTAATGAGATTCAGAGGGCAGGGGCTTTGAATATAACGGTACTAAGCACAACCTTGGACAAGGTAGAGTTCAGTGTGACTGCTCTCGGAGACCCGGGCAAAGATCGACGGGTGGAAGTCGATAGAGGTAAGAATCTGTTCTCGTGCTCGTGCAAGCTGTTTGAATCACGTGGTATTCCCTGTAGTCATATCTTCTGTGCCATGAAGTTCGAAAACATACTTGAGTTTCCAGATTCGTTGATATACAAGAGGTGGACAAAGAATGCAAAGAACGAATTTATTAGCACAGAAATGCCTGTGAATGATGACATCGAAAGGGTCTTAAAGTTTCGAGTTGGAGCATTGGCATCGAATTGCAACAAGCTGTGTGATATTGCTTGCAAGGATCTTGCAGACTTTGATGAAGTCCAGTCTGAACTTGTCAATTTAGTTATCCGCCTGCAGTCACGCAAACAGGGCAAGTCAACTCCTAATGTTAACGTGGAAGGCATCAACGATCCCTTTGTTGTCAAAAGCAAAGGAGCCCCTTCCAAGAGGTCTTCTTGGAGGAAGAAGAGAGCATGCTCTAATTGCCACAAGTACGGTCATTACTACAAGCGCTGTCCAGATCTGATGCAGCATAGTGTGGAAGGTAACCCTCGCGATCAATCATACGGCAATGCATCAGCCAAGGACTCAGGTTTTAGTCCAGAAAGGTTTGCTAATTCTTCGAGGTCGTTCTCAATTAAGTCCGAACACCACTCAGGACCTAATACTAAG CCTTTTAAAAAGGGAGGAACAAGGAAGTTTACGGCGACGGGTATGAGGAACTGGAAGGGTAAAGATAACACCTTTGTGGag GTGAAGGAGTCACAGCAGGACAAGAGACATTCATTCACGAACTATGAATGCAATAATGATGTCATTGATAATAAATGTGACACACGACATGTGCAGATGGATGTCCGAGATCAGTTACCGTCGTCACTGCCTTGTGGCAACAAACAAGGATCGTACATGGCATTGTTCGTGTCGATGCATAGGACACTTTGA